In Triticum aestivum cultivar Chinese Spring chromosome 5B, IWGSC CS RefSeq v2.1, whole genome shotgun sequence, the following proteins share a genomic window:
- the LOC123116034 gene encoding keratin, type II cytoskeletal 1: protein MVKQKIVLKLALDDERKRRKAFKAAVGMSGVTSAAMEGEKIIIVGDGVDPISLTTMLRRSLGYAELLSVSSGDDKKKDGYGAAYGYGAGEKKKDGYGYGGDGGGSFGGKEGGGSKGGGGGGYSQNAAAPITYPAYQQYNAMPSYPVYSSYPAPPAYQHQEQDPGCSIM from the exons ATGGTTAAG CAAAAGATTGTCCTCAAGTTGGCTCTGGATGatgagaggaagaggaggaaggccTTCAAGGCTGCCGTTGGCATGTCAG GCGTGACATCCGCGGCGATGGAGGGGGAAAAGATCATCATCGTCGGGGATGGCGTCGACCCGATCTCGCTGACGACGATGCTCCGGCGCAGCCTAGGCTACGCAGAGCTCCTCAGCGTGTCCTCCGGCGACGACAAGAAGAAGGACGGCTACGGCGCCGCCTACGGGTACGGCGCCGGCGAGAAGAAGAAGGACGGCTATGgatacggcggcgacggcggcgggagcTTTGGCGGCAAGGAGGGTGGCGGTTCcaaaggtggcggcggcggcggctactctCAAAACGCGGCTGCGCCGATCACGTACCCCGCGTATCAGCAGTACAACGCCATGCCGTCCTACCCGGTTTACTCCTCCTACCCTGCTCCTCCTGCTTATCAGCATCAAGAACAGGATCCTGGCTGCAGCATTATGTAG